A section of the Sphaerobacter thermophilus DSM 20745 genome encodes:
- a CDS encoding cupin domain-containing protein, which translates to MPEPAQPTCTVVRGSHSYEGKQGLSYFEGISAQSAGATGLCMHLLTIPPGGRARAHLHERHETAIYVLSGEAEMWYGEGLREHVVTGPGDFVYIPAGVPHLPANRSQTEPCIAVIARTDPNEQESVVLLPELDETAGFTADRR; encoded by the coding sequence ATGCCTGAGCCAGCCCAGCCCACCTGCACCGTCGTTCGCGGCAGCCACAGCTACGAGGGGAAGCAGGGCCTCTCCTACTTCGAGGGTATTTCGGCTCAGAGCGCGGGCGCGACCGGGCTCTGCATGCACCTGCTGACCATCCCGCCCGGCGGCCGAGCCAGGGCGCATCTGCACGAGCGACACGAAACGGCCATCTACGTGCTCAGCGGCGAGGCGGAGATGTGGTACGGAGAAGGACTCCGCGAGCACGTCGTCACCGGCCCGGGCGACTTCGTCTACATCCCGGCAGGCGTCCCGCACTTGCCGGCCAACCGCAGTCAGACCGAGCCGTGCATCGCCGTCATCGCCCGCACCGACCCGAACGAGCAGGAGAGCGTCGTGCTGCTGCCGGAGCTGGATGAGACGGCGGGCTTCACCGCTGACCGCAGGTAG
- a CDS encoding CPBP family intramembrane glutamic endopeptidase, with protein sequence MTNGETSRARGDLAWFICLTIGITWLSYLPIIVAVRRDETVDHNSPVALLGLLAVLAPALTACALAAVRGGRRELRTLLGMAGRWRFPLRWYLVVLVVPFAVLLTGVAVDSLVSGVPPEAWILAPSAQTLATFWIAPLGEDLGWRGYALSRALTRWSPVATSLILGPIWALWHLPMALVPGTAQADQSFLLFTVQVTGATMLFTRVFIATRGSVLAMILMHAAANLSFNVVPVFAHEGGNATRTALISVLYLVAGVVALLTLPRRAERVQPEKASVPAD encoded by the coding sequence ATGACGAACGGCGAAACCAGCCGTGCCAGGGGTGATCTCGCGTGGTTCATTTGCCTCACCATCGGCATCACCTGGCTCAGCTACCTTCCGATCATCGTCGCGGTGCGGCGCGACGAGACGGTCGATCATAATTCACCGGTGGCCCTGCTCGGCCTCCTGGCGGTGCTGGCGCCGGCGCTGACGGCGTGTGCTCTGGCCGCCGTGCGCGGCGGGCGGCGCGAGTTGCGCACCCTGCTGGGGATGGCGGGGCGGTGGCGCTTCCCCCTGCGGTGGTACCTCGTGGTCCTGGTCGTCCCGTTCGCCGTGCTCTTGACCGGCGTGGCCGTGGACTCCCTGGTGTCGGGCGTGCCGCCGGAAGCGTGGATCCTCGCGCCATCGGCCCAGACGCTCGCGACCTTCTGGATCGCACCGCTCGGTGAGGACCTCGGCTGGCGCGGCTACGCGCTTTCCCGGGCGCTCACCCGGTGGAGCCCGGTCGCCACGAGCCTGATCCTCGGCCCGATCTGGGCGCTGTGGCACCTGCCGATGGCCTTGGTCCCCGGCACCGCGCAGGCCGATCAGTCCTTCCTGCTCTTCACCGTGCAGGTCACGGGCGCGACCATGCTCTTCACCCGGGTGTTCATCGCCACGCGCGGGAGCGTGCTGGCGATGATCCTGATGCATGCCGCGGCCAACCTGTCGTTCAACGTCGTCCCCGTGTTCGCGCATGAGGGTGGCAACGCCACGCGCACCGCGCTCATCTCCGTGCTGTACCTCGTCGCCGGCGTGGTAGCCCTGCTCACTCTGCCCCGCCGGGCCGAGCGTGTGCAGCCGGAGAAGGCCTCCGTCCCTGCCGACTGA